The genomic DNA TGAACTGTGGGAGGGGGAGTGCGGGAAAGGTGAAGCAGAGGAAAGCGTGGTGACCAGTGGGATGCGTGGGCCACGGCAAGCCGGGATTGCTGTGGTGAAGCAAGCTGCCAACCTTCACGTGTCTGCAGCCCTGAGTGCGGAGACCAAAACTGCCATTTATTGTTACTGGCCATTTTCAGGTTCTTGTATGTGTTGTCTGTTTTTAGCAGAGAAGACACTACAGCGAATGTCAGTGTATAGATGTGGGATTGTCTTTGGCTTGATCATAGAGCCATGGAGGTgggaaaatagaagaaaagctCCTGGGACGTTTCCACCATTTCCTAGCAAAAGCTTTGTCACTCCCTCCTGTAAATTTTCTAGTCCAGCTAGGTCAGGTGTGGGTGGCACAGCGGTAGGTGTAGTCATGCCAGTTGGGTCGCTCATCAGCTTCCAACACATCGGTCTTAAACAGAGTTCTATATATCGACAGATTTCCACTGCCACAAACTCCCCTGAATAAACTCGCAGGATCTTCCACAAAAGAGTTGGTAACTGGGTATCACAGAACAGTTTCAGATTTCATGTGAAATATCTTCATTCTTTTAAGCTGGCTTTCTTGTCATTCCTTAATTGATGAGGCGCTCTCTTTGCTCATGAGCCGACTCCTGATgaccatgctgctgtgccttgaTATCTGGTCCTGAAACTCTGAAGTCATAAAGAAATACAGGATTGGATCCAAACAGCAGTCCAGGCTCGCAAGACTTAAGCAAAAGGGTTGGGTATAGAGTGTAATGGTACTCAGGAAGCAGTCTGTAATGACGTTTTCTTTCACCAACATGTAGAAAAAGAAGTTGATGTGGTATGGTGCAAAACACACGCAGAACACAATGGCACACATGGAAACCATCCTTAAAGCCTTCTGCCTCTCGCTGCTATTTTGCAGAGGTATCTGGAAGCCCCGAAGAGAGTCTTTTGTTTTCCaagtacagaataaaataatGATGAGTGGGCCGATGAACCCAAAGAGCTCTGCCGTGCCTGTCATCAGCACGGTGGCCACCTTGCTGTCGATCTGCCGGACTTGAAGGTCTGCAAAGCAGGTATTCGTGTTTTTGGCCAGGCCGTAGCTGCGCATGATGGGGAACGGCAAGCATGCCACCCCAACGAAGAGCCACACCGCGGTGCTGATGGCTACGTCGTACCGCCGCTTCCAGTCCTTGGCTTTGAACGGctgatacaggaaaaaatacctcTGAATGCTAATGCAGGTGAGGAAACAAATGCTGGCGTACATGTTGAGGTACTTCAGGTAGAAACACAGTAAGCAAAGGAATCTCCCAAAAGGCCACGTGGAGTTAATATAATAGTATATTCGCAGTGGCAGCGCAAGGACATGAGCCAGGTCGGCCATGGCCAGGTTGATCATGAAGATGACGGCTTTGTTCTTCTTGCTGATGAAGCGGCACAAGACCCATAAGGCAGCGCTGTTTGCCAGGAGGCCGGGGATGAATATGATGGTGTACGTGGTTGCGTACAGGCTGTTTTTGAACGTTATATTGTGACTGGAGCAGGTCTGGTTGCTCTGCGTCATGACTGGGCTGCTGGAGACATCTGTCGTGGTATAGGGTGGGTGGGTCATTCCTGCAGAGAACAAAAACAGGGGCTGTAAAGGCAAAGGCACTGCAAGAGTTGTCAATATTCACATTTGCATTTCCTATTTGGCTATTCAGTGCAAAGTAGAGGTTTGGAAATGTCTTCTGTATAAACCAACCTGCTATCTTCTTCAAAGCTGCCCTTTCAGAGACTATTCATGCAGGCGTGAGGGACCATTCCTGTCGTGTCAATCTCCTTGCTGGGCTGTCCGAGTGCCATAAGCACGGGTGAAGCTGTGCCATACTGCTAATAGAGGAGCAGGAGAAGCTGCCTATCCTTTTGGCCATCTCCTTGAGATTGTCTGTGGTTTGGTCTCTGGGTAGCAGGGGAGGAATACGTGGAGGAAAGATGTGCCATAGCCCAGCTTCTGTGCGTGAGCAACCACGTGGCTCAACGATCAAAATGTGGGTGCCAACCACCGAATCACACCTGCTGTTAAGTTATACATTAGGCATTGGGCAGGTGGCATGTCTCCTGACCCCATCGGTGGACCTCATGTACCCACTTTCTCTGGCATGAGGGGGACAGGCCATGTGGAAAAGGGTAGCAGGGAGTGGGCTTGAAAAGTTTGACTGTTATAAATGCAGTCAGTGGTGCAGTGTGTTTAAGCTAATGTAACAGGCAGAGACCTAATCAGATCACCAACTTCCATTTCTCATCACCCCAACAGCCTCAGTTTAATACTTTTTTCCATCAGATAAATTGCTTTTTAGATACTTCCAATTTCTGCCTCTCCTTTGATTCAGATGAGTAGGGATGGCAATATGTCACATGTTGAACTGTTGGGCCATCTTTTCTTTTGTCAGCTTTTGTAACTGGGACTTGTCTTCAGTAAGGCCAGTTGGTTTTATCAGGTATTTCCCCATAACATTATAATTCTCATTACAGCAATTCCCTCCTTGTCTAATGTAACAGTTAAAATTGAATATCAGCTTCCTATTTCATGTGGCACTGCAGACACTGATTCATTCCTTCTGACTCATTTCCTGCACCACTGGCAAGGGGCATTTGCCAGAAAAAGTCTCTGTAGGTAGATATTAGTAACTCGTACCCTGTTactaatgtttttttccttcatgttacAAAAAAAGAGTAGCACTTAGAGCTCTCAAGTGACAAAGAACACAAATAGCTGTTTTTTCAGCTTGTTAATCGTTGCGGTACTTGGACTTGGCAGCTCATACAGACACTGTTCAAGGCTGCAATGGAAGGGTTGTAATTCAGGCCCCAGAAATGCCCAAATGTGGCAAGGTCCCAGCACGGGCCACGGGCCACCCTCACCGCGGGTGCAGTGGCTCTGGCTGATGCTGACGGTGAGCAGCTCCACCTAACCACTGCTCCTGCAGGCTCCCCAGACAGATGCTGCCGCCAactttcttgcttttcattttaaacttgtctttcattttctcaCAGTCTTCAAAAAGCAAGGTCTGCATGTTTATCTCCTGCAACACCCTCGCTTTAGCAGCTGGGCTACATCCTTCAGTTGCACCAAACATCAAAGAAGTGCTGCAGTCAAGAAACTCTCTCTCTAATCCCCTTCCTTCACCAAGATGGCACGAGTACATGTACCTCCCAggctggttttttccctccagcaCAATCCCTCCAGTCTGCCATTCGCTCCCAGTAACCCTCACCCCAGGGCAGCTCTGAGACGAGATGCTGTGCTCTGTTGTGGGGGTCCCCAACTGTCCCCATCCCAGGACACCACAGCCTTGCTCCTATCACGAGGCCATAACGTGCCCATGAGGAGGGAAGAGGCTCAAAGGGTGCTGGAAACAAGGGGGAAAGATGCATCTGGCCCATGCCCTTAACTCCACGAGGAGAGGAGATAAGCAACGTTGAATGCAATGGTCTGAGAAGCAACACTGGAGGCCTCCCACTCTCCTTTCTGGTGCTCCTAAGGACACTGAGGCAGGGAGTGGACAGGGCATGGAGTTGAGCACTGGGGTGTTCGGTCAGGGCATTGCTTCTCAGAGAGGTAAATTGGGGTTCCATCCCATTTCTTGAGAGGGCTGTGAATTTCTGGTGCTCTGGAGGTTTGTGTTCTCTTTCCATCTGGTTCATCTGCAGCTCTAGCTGGACATGTTGTCTGCTGCCCTTGCCTCCGGTAAGAGCACCGCTCACTACACCCAATTTCTGTCCCTTCAGGTGACCTCCCACTTTCCCAAGAAGCCATTAAAGAGCCACTTTGAAAGTTACTAGCTGCCTGGTTTCCCTTGGATGTCAAGGTTAGGCTGACTGCCTGGTGCCCCTCCAAAACACAAGTGCTAAATGGCCATTGAAATCATGGAGGATCAGGTACATTTGCAAAATGTTCTACTTTAAGGACACACTTATATTTAAATGCTGGCCAATGGACCTGTGTTCTTCAGTTCCAATGAGTCATAACAGTCAGTTTGCTTACTGAGGTCCCTAGCTACAGTTAGCCCTTATTTACATTTCATGTGACAGCTAAGGACTGAACCTCAACGTCAGCAATCAGAATAATCAAGTTCAGGctgctgactcaaactggcctcTGAATGGAGCCATTTAGGGTAAACCGACGTGTCGAGGATGCGTATGCTGTAACACAAAGTTGATACTGAATGCACATGCTTGATACCAGAAATCACCCTTTACTTTCTGATTGCAGCAAACTGTGCCCAGGCACCCAGACGAGCACAGCGCTGGGCTGCAAAGGCTGCAGCGTGCCTGAGACCATGGTGGAGCCCAAAGCAAGGAGAGATTTCCCCCAGCAGCCTTTATCTTCATCTGCTAATTGTCCACAAGGTGTCAGAGTTAATCAAGATTTCGTTTCTTTGCCctcctctttaaaatatttttctgtccccCAGGGACTAGGGCTGTCTGAGTGGCAGGAGGCAGAGGCGGTGGTGTGACTATGGTCTCATGAGTTCATGTTGCTATTTTCTAGGGTGATCCCAAATTGAAAAACTCTCGTGGTGCTGAATAActgatactaggaaaaaaaatggccCCAGGAGTAGTCCTTATATTGCTGGTATTTACAGGCAGAAGACACctgaaaagctgcattttgaTGGAGGTCAGGGAGCCGCTTTGAACCTTGGAGCCAAAAGGTGATAAAACCCAACCTGTGGAAATGCAGGTGACGTCCCATCCCCACCACCCCGAGCAAATGTTACACCGTGATTGACGAACAGGAAAGGTACGGTCCGCGGAGTCAGGAAAAGCCTCTCCTTTGCATTCAATGAACTTGGGGTCAGGCCGTTTATAATGAAGTGGACTGAGCAGGATGACCTGGCTGGCAGTGCAAAAGCATTAATACAATTAACACATACATGGGTGATGCCTGCTGGCTCATGAGAACAGGGCACTTTCTGAGAATAAATGACTTCATTACAGTGTCATAAAAATATAATGAGATTAAACCATCTCTTTGGACAAAATGCACCCAGGCATATGCACAGGGGACTACAAAATGATTGCATTTCAGCCCTTCCTCCCACTTGTTCAGACTGAAGCTTAATCCCACACTGTCTCCTTATCTTCCCACCTGTGCACAAAAGCAGGCACACAGAGATACCACTGAATGTCCGAAATTAGCCTCCAAAGCTGTAAAGAAAGCAGAGTCATTTGCTGCATGATGTGTGTACAGCAAAGGTAGAAGGCTGAAAATCTCCATCAGATTTTATTGATGCTTATTTACATATTGCAGGGAGACAGCTCCTACTGCAACATTGTTTTcagaatatgaaattaaaaaaaaaaaattgtactaaaTAAATAGACTTTTATCTAACTActgttttttacattttaaatagagTCTGTATTTCTGAGGCTGTTGCAGTAAGGACATAATGAAGTATGCACATCATTACTTGTAGCTGGATGTTTGGAAGCTAAACATGGCATTTCTAGGAAAAAGATGTTCATCTTGACAGGACTGAGAAGCACAGAAATATCGTTCCAGAGTCCTGGATCTTTCTGGCATGCCCATCAGCAGACAGGTTAATTGATTTGATTAAGACACAAATGCCTCTACACTCTGCCCTCATTGCATGGCCGTGAATGTCTCACGCTATTGCACTCACACTTCGGTATGAAACCTCTGCAGTCAGAAGTGGAAAGTTCTACAGTTAAGGGTACTTTTTCTGGGTTTCTTCTTCCACAATAAAAGAGCAGATCGGGGTTGTTTGATCTGTTGTGATGAGATGTTTTCGTTTTGCAACACTAAACTAATTCTCACTTCTGCAGCTCCGGCAGCTGAAGAAGCAGGACACGCACACGCAGCAGGATGCCCGGCAGCCCTCTTGGAGCTCTTGCTCCAGGCTGACGAGGGCTGTCCCACGGATGGACTTCCATCATGGATGCAGTTCCCCTGGCTGGTGATGTTTGCACTGGAGCCAGGCTCCCAGCACTTTCACTTGACCCAGAAAACATGCCCTTGAACAAAAATCACACTCTTACTTCACACATCCTACTGCTCCAGCCTGCTGCTGAAGTCCTCTCCTACATAAATGTGCGGGAAGCCAGATTTGACATACTGACTCACCTTTGGTGCGGTTCCCTTTTGATTTACTTTAAGAAATTTCAGATTCAGGAGCCACCCACTATGAATCCTGTCTGTAAGTGCCAAATTGCATATGCGCTATATTGCCGTGCTCCCGTCAGAGGTGAGCTGCCGGTGCAAGTGAATACAAGCCCATCAGTAAACCACCTTTTACAAAGTAGAGTTTAAAAGCTTCAGTCCCTGAAGTAAGTTAAGTGTTAATCCAGACCAGTGACTGCAGTCTGAATTATGAATTAAAACTGCCTCAGGGTTCTCGTTAAGAAAAACAAGCCCAAGCAATCTTGCTATTTTTGCCATATTGTGTCCCACTGACTAATATTAATTAATTTCCTACTGTTGCAATTCAGTCAAAGAGCATTGGATGCCACAAAGACAGGCggcatgtggattttttttatggtAATATAAATCACCGTTAGAAAAAACAGATTTGCAAGTTTCCCTTACTGTcaagtatgattttaaaataaaagatgttcCCTGAGAAATCAGGCAAAAGAAGGAAATTGTACCTAGCAATGACACTGGAGAACAGTTGGAGACCCACTAATTGCCCACGCTCTAGCATTTTGCTTTCTCTAGCAACAGCAACTTCATGCAGCCGCTGTTTCAACTCCTCCATGTGTTCATACAGAGGATTGGCGTGCAAGGAGGGCTGCTGGTTTTTTCAAGCCTCAAAAGTGCCACAAATCTCCTCCCGGCAAGAGCCAACCCCTAAGAAAAAGCCCGAGGAGCTCAACTTTTTTTCGTAAGAAACAGCATAGGCTCGTGAACCAGGGTTCTAGGTCGCAAAGAGAGAGCTTAAAAGCAGCCTTACCTTTTCAGGCAGAAACCCAGCTAAGCGCAACTGTGCTGGTGGGAGGAAGTGGAGTGTCCTGGCTGCACCGCGCCAGCCGTGGTGTTTACATGTGCACGGCGACCTGAATGACATCACGGGGTGCTGCAAGGTGCTGCTTTGCCTGCGGCTgcctgctgcggctgctgctggctCGCAGCCCCCACCTGCATCGGGGGGACTCGCGCGCTGGgttcccagccctgctgagctgaGTCCCGGCCGGGCATACGCGGGGTTGTCCCAAAATCAGGTTCACGTGCCTTCGTCCTCGGTGGTTTTCTCTCCCGCCGCGATGGCTTGGCACCCCCCCGGGGCTGCTGGGGGAGAAGGTCCTGAGCGGAGCTGGGTGCTGCTCCGTGCAGGgcaccccttcctcctctcccactcttcttcctcttcaagcAGAGCTCCGAGCTGACCATGGAAACACATCTGAGGTTTCTGCTTGCTCCTCCCTGCGAAGTTCGGCTTTGCTCTTACCTCCTGATGGCGGGGCTGTGGTCGGTCATAGCCGTGCGTGAGCCTCGGCTGGTGGTTGCTCTGTTTCACCTAGTGCTAAGTCCTCTTGCTGATGAAGTCCAACTTCCCAACGGCTTTTTATAGCACTCGCCTGAGCCTTGGTTGACATTTCTCTTGAACTAAATAAGCAGGCAGCTCAGTTTACGCTTGCTGGAGTTCCCTGCCAGCAATGTCAAACAGTGGCACTTCTTAAATTGTTTCAAGCAACGGGGTGAAATCCAGCCTCACCCTTATCCCGGGGGGGTAGATGCATTAGTGAGGCTAGGACCTTACCCCCTTAGGGGATCTAATTGTCTGGATTTTCAGAAAGCCACCGGGAATCTGCCCTGCTTTGCCTCTTCTGGGTCGGCCTCTGGCTTTCAGTACACGACTGTCCCTGTAGCTCAGCAGTTTAACTCTCTGCTCTGCCATGGTTTAAGTGTGTGAAGTAGAACATCACTGCAGCTACTGCCTGTCTTGGAGACAACATAGACATTGATGTCTGACTGCTCAGAAACCTCAGAAACCCAAACCTAGTGGCTCTGATTCAAATAAGAATGCCTCACAATGAACACCCCCCCAAAATGCAGCGCTGTGCTTTACAGACATTCCTATTTCCATGAATTGTCAAAGGACGTTGGTAGAAGTTGGGAGACTGtcagatgtttattttaaaattatttatatggGCTTCACGAAAAGAAATAGTGAGCTTTTGGCCGATGTTGCAGTGTTTATCAGTACATCCTGTTTAGCTGATTTTTTAAGTTGTTCATCAGCAATGGGAACATATTTGCTGGAATTTATTCAACCACAAAGTTGTCTTTAACATTAAATCACAGCACGATACTCCATAGCCTGGCAAGCTAAGCAGAGCCTCATTTGGAAACAGCAATTCAGAAACAGTTCACTGATTGACCCGACTagcatttctggaaaacaaacGTTATCAACTCTTCCGCAGATGCTCTCTTGTCTGCATGAACTTCCATCTGTAACGCTTTCATCCCCACTCAGTTGTCACTAATAGACCTGAGTGATTTGAGCAAAAGCCACAATCCTTGTAGAAAGGAGAGATGAAGTTAATCATAGCTGTGCTTGTACCTGTCGGTAGGTGAAGCATCGCAGTTACAAAAGTAAACTGTAACAATAAAAAAGGGTGCTTGTGAAAATACACTGTATGCTTAAGAACAGGTCTACTTACAGAAGAGATGCAGCTACTGTTGCTGCTCTATACTCATGCACATAAATTGTTCTGGCAGCCTGGTTTAGGGCAGATTGTTATACAGTAAGTGTAGGAACAAGACAGAGATTTAAAGGCACAAGTCATATAAAACCTGCAGAATAGTTCTGCCGAATTTCTTTGTGCTTCAGTTTACCCAGTTGCAAAGTGGGAATAACATTTTTCATATCTGAATGTGGATGTTTGCTGCCTGGACTTTCGTGAGACTCAGCTAGAAGATTACATACATTCAAAAAACTTCTGTGACCTGTCCAGGACCAAGCACCCTTGGTACTGGAAGAGGACTTTGGCATCGCCAGTCTGGAGGATTTGAACCTTGCTTGCCAGTATTGCGTATCAGTTATCCTGCAGGCAGGGAGTGAGGAAGTggattttttctgctgataaaaCTGAACTCACTCTAGGGATTTTTCAGACAGTTACACTGGTTACAGATGTACTTTCCCTATAGATCTATTTGTCCTGATTCTGTaggtaaaaatttttttttgcataagatGCCAAAGGCTGTTCCCACTCTTGTTTTTTGCTTACCAGAATAATGAGCTTGCCAGAAATATTCGCTACCATAATTACCTGTATTAGAGGAGAGCTTGGCTCCTGCAAAACAGCATGGGCAGCATTTCCTGGCGTTCAGAGAAGGGGCTTGACCTCAGCTATATTTGTGTCGTTCTGGGTTGGTTACTTGTGGAGTTCAGCCCGGGGTGGTCTGCAGCGTGACTTTTGTGTCCTCCACGGTAGAGACGAGAAGCCCGTGTGGAGCCAGCTCCCCGGTAAGAGGATGCCCCAGGCTGCCGTCGGCAGAGCCTACCTGCCGGTGTGGGAAGCGTGGGGGTTTGACCGCAGCAGCAGCCTGACGTTAGCTGCCGTGGCGTGCCAGTGCCAGCGCTGCCGCCGTTAGTTAATGAATAATTGAGCAATACACGCTCTCATGGCtttaatgcaggaaaaaaaaaaaaaaagtccaaatttGCCTGTTTGTCTGCTAGGAAGCTTGTTTCAACGTGCGAGAATGAACACATGTAGAAACGTGTTACTGTGCCTTTTTCATGCTTCTGTTTCCGTTCTGAGTTCTTTTCCAGAATCCAAAATTAGGTTGCGACT from Accipiter gentilis chromosome 24, bAccGen1.1, whole genome shotgun sequence includes the following:
- the LOC126050333 gene encoding putative P2Y purinoceptor 10, encoding MTHPPYTTTDVSSSPVMTQSNQTCSSHNITFKNSLYATTYTIIFIPGLLANSAALWVLCRFISKKNKAVIFMINLAMADLAHVLALPLRIYYYINSTWPFGRFLCLLCFYLKYLNMYASICFLTCISIQRYFFLYQPFKAKDWKRRYDVAISTAVWLFVGVACLPFPIMRSYGLAKNTNTCFADLQVRQIDSKVATVLMTGTAELFGFIGPLIIILFCTWKTKDSLRGFQIPLQNSSERQKALRMVSMCAIVFCVCFAPYHINFFFYMLVKENVITDCFLSTITLYTQPFCLSLASLDCCLDPILYFFMTSEFQDQISRHSSMVIRSRLMSKESASSIKE